From Aquificota bacterium, one genomic window encodes:
- a CDS encoding GNAT family N-acetyltransferase, protein MRIRRAENGDIKDLIEVYLQGYKGLEEYSYTHPEDVQAYLNWLFRRDVAGIWVAEEEGKIVGFIASNGNWFSKREGKVVGAIHELVILPEYRNKGIGKALVQKAIEYFKSRGLDTAELWVGDKNTQALEFYKSLGFEEKDRFNYWIRMTKPLN, encoded by the coding sequence ATGAGGATACGCAGGGCGGAAAATGGAGATATAAAAGACCTTATTGAGGTCTATTTGCAAGGCTACAAGGGCCTTGAAGAGTATTCTTACACCCATCCCGAGGATGTGCAGGCCTATTTAAACTGGCTGTTTAGGAGGGATGTGGCCGGTATATGGGTGGCCGAAGAAGAGGGTAAGATAGTGGGCTTTATCGCAAGCAATGGCAACTGGTTTAGCAAAAGGGAAGGAAAGGTGGTTGGGGCCATTCATGAACTTGTAATCCTTCCAGAGTATAGAAACAAGGGCATAGGCAAGGCGCTTGTGCAAAAGGCTATTGAGTACTTTAAAAGCAGGGGGCTTGATACGGCAGAGCTTTGGGTGGGAGATAAAAACACGCAAGCCCTTGAGTTTTACAAAAGCTTGGGTTTTGAAGAAAAGGACAGGTTTAACTACTGGATTAGAATGACAAAGCCTTTAAACTAA
- a CDS encoding M28 family peptidase, which translates to MEDYRIKLFVKSKEETLQGQNWIMEIGRGPVIYLVAHMDTVHGVYGAMDNGVAFLLLLFLYEELRERYNTPYKLRFLISDARELGLEGVRWHLKKEPRHVYYCINLDGIGWHNPCVIYEDLGGYNGERINHLFYKHVEDLKMPIEFRRAKDLDGDHIPFKERGVQSLFLTSYPFTIRHTQYDNYDAINWDMVVMWYEVILSFLRRFHKL; encoded by the coding sequence GTGGAGGACTATAGGATAAAGCTTTTTGTAAAATCTAAGGAGGAGACATTGCAAGGGCAAAATTGGATTATGGAAATAGGCAGGGGTCCAGTGATCTACCTTGTGGCACATATGGATACGGTGCATGGTGTTTATGGAGCTATGGATAATGGTGTGGCTTTTCTTCTATTGCTTTTTTTATATGAAGAACTGAGAGAACGATACAATACTCCTTACAAGCTTAGGTTCCTTATAAGCGATGCAAGGGAGCTTGGTTTAGAGGGTGTAAGGTGGCATTTAAAAAAGGAGCCAAGGCATGTTTATTATTGTATAAACCTTGATGGCATAGGCTGGCACAATCCCTGTGTAATATACGAAGACTTGGGCGGGTATAACGGAGAGAGGATAAACCATCTCTTTTATAAGCATGTGGAGGACCTAAAAATGCCTATAGAGTTTAGAAGGGCAAAAGACTTGGATGGAGACCATATACCTTTTAAAGAGAGAGGCGTGCAAAGCCTTTTCCTTACCTCTTATCCCTTTACCATAAGGCACACCCAATACGACAATTACGATGCCATAAATTGGGATATGGTGGTTATGTGGTATGAGGTTATACTATCCTTTCTTAGGAGGTTTCATAAGCTATGA
- a CDS encoding tetratricopeptide repeat protein, protein MKKGLLILFNFFLFSCSVPTIVILEDPLTSQEHVNLGYIYEKQGKLELAEKEYKKAIKKDKKNWIAYYNLGNLYAKKEDWKKAESFYRKALEIKRDPDVLNNLAYVLNKQGKYCSAQKFIKEAIEKESKEEYMETQKEIEKAIKEKNIDCLSFEGEGELW, encoded by the coding sequence ATGAAGAAGGGGCTACTTATACTTTTTAACTTTTTCCTTTTTTCCTGTTCTGTTCCCACCATAGTTATCTTAGAAGACCCCCTCACCTCTCAAGAACATGTGAACTTAGGCTATATATACGAAAAACAAGGTAAGCTTGAACTTGCAGAAAAGGAATACAAGAAGGCAATAAAAAAAGACAAGAAAAATTGGATAGCTTATTACAATCTTGGAAATCTATATGCAAAGAAAGAAGATTGGAAAAAAGCTGAAAGCTTTTATAGGAAGGCCCTTGAGATTAAAAGAGACCCAGATGTTTTGAACAACCTTGCCTACGTCTTAAATAAACAAGGAAAATACTGCTCTGCTCAAAAATTTATAAAGGAAGCCATAGAAAAGGAAAGTAAAGAAGAATACATGGAAACACAAAAGGAGATAGAAAAGGCTATAAAAGAAAAGAATATTGACTGCCTATCTTTTGAAGGGGAAGGGGAACTTTGGTAG
- a CDS encoding transglutaminase domain-containing protein gives MQRRAFLKASFCCLASCFIPLNISFSAKQRKKLKLIYLAELPYKDKIRLWIPMPMNTEYQRLNDFEIESNASTVLITKDNVYQAPILYVEFHNASEKKFIRVSFNVEIWERKKVNWKKVPKNNLRIPDEVALYLKPTEHIQIDGIVKEHADRITKGKKTDLEKARAIYDWVVENTFRDPKVLGCGVGDVKSMLESGYLGGKCTDINSLFVALCRASGIPAREIFGIRVLPSQLSKSISSVQGDATKAQHCRAEFYLGRWIPADPADVRKVILEEELDLNHPKVQKVRDFMFGGWDVHWVAFNYARDFQLNPPTKNGELVNEFMYPIAEVGGKMMDKFKLTFDHSRYIVKLMQET, from the coding sequence ATGCAAAGAAGAGCCTTTTTAAAGGCATCTTTTTGTTGTTTAGCTTCCTGTTTTATACCTCTTAATATAAGTTTTAGCGCTAAACAAAGGAAAAAGCTAAAGCTTATCTATCTTGCTGAATTACCTTATAAAGATAAGATAAGATTATGGATACCCATGCCCATGAATACAGAATATCAAAGGTTAAATGATTTTGAAATAGAAAGCAATGCTTCAACTGTACTTATTACAAAAGATAATGTCTATCAAGCTCCTATACTGTATGTAGAATTTCATAATGCCTCTGAGAAAAAGTTTATCCGCGTTAGTTTTAACGTTGAAATTTGGGAAAGGAAAAAGGTAAACTGGAAAAAGGTACCGAAAAACAACCTTAGAATACCAGATGAAGTAGCCTTGTATTTAAAACCTACAGAGCATATACAGATTGACGGGATAGTAAAGGAGCATGCGGATAGGATAACAAAAGGTAAAAAGACTGACCTTGAAAAGGCAAGGGCTATATATGACTGGGTTGTGGAAAATACCTTTAGAGATCCTAAGGTCCTCGGTTGTGGTGTGGGAGACGTAAAAAGTATGTTAGAGAGCGGTTATTTGGGTGGTAAATGCACGGATATAAACTCCCTTTTTGTTGCACTTTGTAGGGCTTCTGGTATTCCAGCTAGGGAGATATTCGGTATAAGAGTTCTTCCTTCTCAGCTTTCAAAAAGCATATCCTCAGTTCAAGGAGACGCTACTAAGGCTCAGCATTGTAGAGCGGAGTTTTATTTAGGCAGATGGATACCAGCAGACCCTGCTGACGTGAGAAAGGTTATACTTGAGGAAGAGCTTGACCTAAACCATCCAAAAGTTCAAAAGGTACGAGATTTTATGTTTGGTGGATGGGATGTGCATTGGGTAGCCTTTAATTACGCAAGGGACTTTCAATTAAATCCGCCTACAAAAAATGGTGAGTTGGTTAATGAGTTTATGTATCCTATAGCAGAGGTGGGAGGGAAGATGATGGATAAATTCAAGCTAACTTTTGATCATTCAAGATACATAGTTAAGCTAATGCAGGAAACTTAA
- a CDS encoding TIGR00269 family protein, producing the protein MRRCYKCGQKAVVYLRQYRIAFCKEHYLEWYLKRVQETIKEFRMFGKGDRVLVAVSGGKDSLSLWDALHRLGYEAGGLYIDLGIGDYSRRSREVCEKFARERSLKLHVVELSKEIATIPEIREKEKRPACSFCGQIKRYYMNHVAKKEGYSVVATGHNLDDESATLLSNVLSWNMDYLSRQFPVLLEGEGFVRKVKPLFKFTEKENALYAFLSGIEFVEEECPFSEGASSIEYKRILSEIEEKSPGTKLRFYMDFLRRMHPILQQDKAQLRPCKVCGEPTSSEVCSICRLRERLSLKALSF; encoded by the coding sequence ATGAGAAGATGCTATAAATGTGGTCAAAAGGCTGTAGTTTATCTAAGACAGTACAGGATAGCCTTTTGTAAAGAACATTATCTTGAGTGGTATTTAAAGAGGGTGCAGGAGACTATAAAAGAATTTAGGATGTTTGGGAAGGGAGATAGAGTGCTTGTGGCCGTATCTGGTGGAAAAGATAGCCTTTCTCTGTGGGATGCCTTACACAGGCTTGGCTATGAGGCCGGTGGCCTTTATATAGACCTTGGCATAGGGGACTATTCAAGGCGTTCTAGGGAAGTATGTGAAAAGTTTGCCAGGGAAAGGTCCTTAAAGCTTCATGTGGTTGAATTAAGCAAGGAGATCGCCACCATACCAGAGATAAGGGAAAAGGAAAAGAGGCCAGCCTGCTCCTTTTGCGGTCAGATAAAGAGGTACTATATGAACCATGTGGCCAAAAAGGAAGGTTATAGCGTGGTAGCCACAGGCCATAACTTGGACGATGAGAGCGCCACTCTGCTTTCCAACGTGCTAAGCTGGAATATGGACTATCTTTCAAGGCAGTTCCCCGTGCTTTTGGAAGGTGAAGGCTTTGTGCGTAAGGTAAAGCCTTTGTTTAAGTTTACAGAAAAAGAAAATGCTCTTTATGCCTTTCTGTCTGGCATTGAATTTGTGGAAGAGGAGTGTCCCTTCTCCGAAGGCGCCAGTTCCATTGAGTACAAAAGAATACTCTCTGAGATAGAGGAAAAAAGCCCAGGCACTAAGCTTAGGTTCTACATGGACTTTCTAAGAAGGATGCATCCTATACTTCAACAGGATAAGGCCCAGCTAAGGCCCTGTAAGGTATGCGGTGAGCCAACAAGCTCAGAGGTTTGTTCCATATGCAGGCTTAGAGAAAGACTTAGTTTAAAGGCTTTGTCATTCTAA
- the ilvE gene encoding branched-chain-amino-acid transaminase, which yields MEYAFFEGSFVPIEEAKINIKTNSFHYGTAVFEGIRAYWNEDQKQLYLLFAKEHYQRLLKNCKAMFMELPYTVEDLVNITVELLRKNEVKEDVYIRPIAYFKDLKLTPKLIDYTPEIAIYTYNFGRYLDTSKGIRVKVSSWRRNDDNSIPSRWKVAGAYVNSALAKTEAIMSGYDEAIMLNQHGFVAEGSGENIFLIRDGKAITPSYSEHILEGITRSAVKKLLKNELVIEVEERPVARSELYVADEIFMTGTAAEVTPVIEVDNRKIGNGEIGPITKELQDIYFRAVRGMIDRYLVWLTPVYEK from the coding sequence ATGGAGTATGCCTTTTTTGAAGGAAGCTTTGTCCCTATAGAAGAAGCCAAGATAAACATAAAGACCAACTCATTCCATTATGGCACGGCAGTTTTTGAAGGCATTAGGGCCTACTGGAACGAGGACCAAAAACAGCTCTACCTTCTCTTTGCAAAGGAGCATTACCAAAGGCTTTTGAAAAACTGTAAGGCCATGTTTATGGAACTTCCCTACACGGTGGAAGACCTGGTAAACATAACGGTAGAACTGCTTAGGAAAAATGAAGTAAAAGAGGATGTTTATATAAGGCCAATTGCCTATTTTAAGGACCTAAAGCTAACACCAAAGCTAATAGACTACACGCCGGAGATAGCCATATACACCTATAATTTTGGTAGGTATTTAGATACCTCCAAAGGCATAAGAGTTAAGGTCTCCTCTTGGAGAAGGAACGATGATAACTCCATACCCTCAAGATGGAAGGTAGCAGGTGCCTATGTAAACAGCGCCTTGGCTAAAACTGAAGCCATCATGTCTGGCTACGATGAGGCTATTATGCTAAACCAACACGGCTTTGTGGCCGAAGGTTCTGGAGAGAACATATTCCTCATAAGAGATGGCAAGGCCATAACCCCTTCCTATTCGGAGCATATATTGGAAGGCATCACAAGGTCTGCGGTTAAAAAGCTTTTGAAGAACGAGCTTGTAATAGAGGTAGAAGAGAGGCCAGTGGCCCGTAGTGAGCTTTATGTGGCCGATGAGATATTCATGACCGGCACGGCTGCAGAGGTAACGCCGGTGATAGAAGTGGACAACAGGAAAATAGGGAATGGAGAAATAGGACCTATTACAAAGGAGCTTCAAGATATATACTTCCGAGCGGTAAGGGGCATGATAGACCGATATTTGGTATGGCTTACGCCTGTTTATGAAAAGTGA
- a CDS encoding outer membrane lipoprotein carrier protein LolA gives MKVLTFLLFLICLSFSQSFEEFEKRLENIKSIKVAFVQKVQYPWQSKADVSKGLFYAQRGGRFRIEYQHPEKTLIVSDGFKVLVYSPKDKTAFIDNLDRNNSPVIEALFLVSRPLSEVFQLVGEVENTEGKVFVLKPKVKDDYFSKVFVEVSQRGDIRSIKVEEREGISTTIEFVRVSFNFTPSEDLFRVKVPEVAKILKP, from the coding sequence ATGAAGGTTTTAACTTTTCTCCTTTTCTTAATATGTCTTTCCTTTTCCCAATCTTTTGAGGAGTTTGAGAAAAGGCTGGAGAACATAAAAAGCATAAAGGTGGCCTTTGTTCAAAAGGTTCAATATCCATGGCAATCAAAGGCGGATGTATCAAAAGGCCTTTTCTATGCCCAAAGGGGTGGAAGGTTTAGGATAGAATACCAACATCCAGAAAAGACCCTTATAGTCTCCGATGGCTTTAAGGTGTTGGTCTATTCTCCAAAGGACAAGACTGCCTTTATTGATAACCTTGATAGGAATAATTCACCGGTTATTGAGGCGCTATTTTTAGTATCAAGACCCTTATCGGAGGTCTTTCAACTTGTGGGTGAAGTAGAAAATACAGAAGGTAAAGTTTTTGTCCTAAAACCCAAGGTGAAGGATGATTATTTTTCAAAGGTTTTTGTGGAAGTTTCCCAAAGGGGCGATATAAGGAGTATAAAGGTAGAAGAAAGGGAAGGCATAAGTACCACCATAGAGTTTGTAAGAGTATCTTTTAACTTTACACCATCGGAGGACCTATTTAGGGTAAAGGTTCCAGAAGTGGCCAAAATACTAAAACCATGA
- a CDS encoding glutamate--tRNA ligase — MIVSRFAPSPTGYLHLGNARTAIFSYLFARHMGGKFILRIEDTDRERSTKEFEQMLLEDLKWLGLEWDEFYRQSERFDIYREYAQKLLDSGHAYPCFCTVEELEEERKRAEEKGVPYRYSGKCRALSKEEVEEFKRSGKPYTIRFKVPDGRVVVFEDLIKGHIAINVDDFGDFVIVRSDGTPTYNFVVVVDDALMGVTHVIRGEDHIPNTPKQILIYEALGFKVPAFAHLPVILGEDRSKLSKRHGAVSVRNYREEGYLPEALFNYLCLLGWSPPEEGREIFSKEELIRIFRLEDVNSSPAVFSKEKLRWMNGVYIREVLSLDRLVDEFMPFLEEAGYRAERDYVKKVLEKTRDSFETLREGVERLRPFFVEELSYSEEALSVLENETSRAVLEAFLQKIQDTDLSAERVKAIAKEIQRELNVKAKDVWHALRASLTGELEGVGVDILCDVLPKERVIKRILKALEFVG; from the coding sequence ATGATAGTTTCACGCTTTGCTCCAAGCCCAACGGGTTATTTGCACCTTGGCAATGCCAGAACGGCCATCTTTAGCTACCTTTTTGCAAGGCATATGGGTGGAAAGTTTATCCTCAGGATAGAGGACACGGACAGAGAACGTTCTACAAAAGAGTTTGAACAGATGCTCCTTGAGGACCTAAAATGGCTTGGCCTTGAGTGGGATGAGTTTTATCGCCAGTCGGAAAGGTTTGACATATACAGGGAATATGCCCAAAAGCTTTTGGACAGTGGGCATGCCTATCCGTGCTTTTGCACCGTAGAGGAGCTGGAAGAAGAAAGAAAAAGAGCGGAAGAAAAAGGCGTTCCTTACAGGTATTCGGGCAAGTGTAGGGCCTTGAGTAAGGAGGAGGTGGAGGAGTTCAAAAGGTCTGGAAAGCCATACACCATTAGGTTCAAGGTGCCGGATGGCAGGGTGGTGGTCTTTGAGGACCTAATAAAAGGACACATAGCCATAAACGTGGATGACTTTGGGGACTTTGTAATAGTGCGTAGCGATGGGACGCCTACCTACAACTTTGTGGTGGTGGTAGATGATGCTTTAATGGGTGTGACCCATGTGATAAGGGGGGAGGACCACATACCAAACACGCCAAAGCAGATACTCATATACGAAGCCCTTGGCTTTAAGGTGCCTGCCTTTGCCCATCTTCCCGTAATACTGGGAGAGGACAGGAGCAAGCTCTCTAAAAGGCACGGTGCCGTATCTGTGAGAAATTATAGAGAAGAAGGCTACCTTCCAGAGGCCTTGTTTAACTATCTTTGTCTTTTGGGATGGAGCCCTCCAGAAGAAGGAAGGGAGATCTTTTCAAAGGAGGAGCTTATAAGGATTTTTAGGCTTGAGGATGTGAACTCTTCACCGGCAGTCTTTAGCAAGGAGAAGCTAAGGTGGATGAACGGGGTTTATATAAGGGAGGTGCTTTCCCTTGATAGGCTTGTGGATGAGTTCATGCCCTTCCTTGAGGAGGCTGGCTACAGGGCAGAAAGGGACTATGTAAAAAAGGTGCTTGAAAAGACAAGGGACTCTTTCGAAACCTTGAGGGAAGGGGTGGAAAGGCTAAGGCCCTTCTTTGTGGAAGAGTTAAGTTATTCGGAGGAAGCCTTGTCCGTGCTTGAAAATGAAACTTCAAGGGCTGTGCTTGAGGCCTTTCTACAAAAAATACAAGATACAGACCTAAGCGCAGAAAGGGTAAAGGCCATAGCCAAAGAGATACAAAGGGAGTTAAATGTTAAGGCTAAGGATGTGTGGCATGCCCTAAGAGCTTCCCTTACGGGAGAGCTGGAAGGTGTGGGCGTGGATATACTATGTGATGTTTTACCAAAGGAGAGGGTAATTAAGAGGATTTTAAAGGCTTTAGAGTTTGTAGGCTGA
- a CDS encoding biotin--[acetyl-CoA-carboxylase] ligase: MFKVLLWLEEITSTQDFIKERKLPLWSVVVANKQTKGRGRLGRVWYSQEGGLYFSFSLPQGIRDENTLPLVLSNAVADYLRSLGYIPAIKWVNDVYLQGKKVCGVLTERLKDRIVVGMGINLNQESFPRDIEAISLKIVSGKDHDKVCFLLELLDYIESSIEKLSKDGFMVFKDIIEQRLLFKDSEVILYTPHPVVGILQGIDKDGSLLLITQDGLKAFQVGEITLRAL, from the coding sequence ATGTTCAAAGTCCTTCTATGGCTTGAAGAAATTACTTCAACGCAGGATTTTATAAAAGAGAGAAAACTTCCCTTATGGAGTGTGGTAGTTGCCAACAAGCAAACAAAAGGGAGGGGAAGGCTTGGAAGGGTATGGTATTCCCAAGAAGGTGGTCTTTACTTTAGCTTTTCTTTGCCACAAGGTATAAGGGATGAGAATACTCTTCCCCTTGTCTTATCCAACGCCGTGGCGGATTACCTTAGGTCTTTGGGTTATATACCAGCCATAAAGTGGGTAAACGATGTTTATTTGCAAGGTAAAAAGGTGTGTGGTGTGCTAACAGAAAGGTTAAAAGACAGAATAGTGGTTGGTATGGGTATAAACTTAAATCAGGAAAGCTTTCCAAGGGACATTGAAGCCATATCGCTAAAAATCGTATCAGGAAAGGACCATGATAAGGTTTGTTTTCTCTTGGAACTTTTGGATTACATTGAAAGTTCAATAGAAAAGCTGTCCAAAGATGGTTTTATGGTTTTCAAAGATATTATAGAACAAAGGCTTCTCTTCAAAGATTCAGAGGTAATACTCTATACGCCCCATCCTGTAGTTGGTATACTTCAGGGAATAGACAAGGACGGAAGCCTTTTGCTTATAACGCAGGATGGTCTAAAGGCCTTTCAGGTGGGAGAGATTACCCTTAGGGCTTTGTAG
- a CDS encoding ATP phosphoribosyltransferase, giving the protein MLRIALPKGRLFDETLDLFLKKGIIKERFEEGRKLSIRLDNFEFLLVKPFDVPVYVENGVADLGVVGRDVLLERRPDLYVLLDLGVGFCRIVVAGKEENREKYRKSSYIKVATKYARITQDFFSEKGIRCKVIPLSGSVELAPLIGLSDFIVDLVQTGRTLKENNLVVIEEITSSTAMLVCNRASYRNMRDEILNMVDRFM; this is encoded by the coding sequence ATGCTAAGAATAGCCCTTCCGAAGGGTAGGCTTTTTGATGAGACCTTAGACCTTTTTTTAAAAAAAGGAATTATAAAAGAGAGGTTTGAAGAAGGCAGAAAACTAAGCATAAGGTTGGATAACTTTGAATTTTTGCTTGTAAAACCCTTTGATGTGCCGGTTTATGTGGAGAATGGTGTGGCAGACCTTGGTGTGGTTGGCAGAGATGTGCTACTGGAAAGAAGGCCAGACCTATATGTTTTGCTTGATTTGGGCGTGGGCTTTTGTAGAATAGTGGTAGCAGGGAAAGAAGAAAACAGAGAAAAGTATAGAAAAAGCTCCTATATAAAGGTTGCTACTAAGTATGCACGCATAACCCAAGACTTCTTCTCGGAAAAAGGTATTAGATGTAAAGTTATACCCTTGAGCGGTTCCGTAGAATTGGCACCCCTCATAGGACTTTCGGACTTTATAGTTGACCTTGTGCAAACAGGAAGAACCTTAAAAGAGAACAATTTGGTAGTAATAGAGGAAATAACTTCCTCAACGGCCATGCTTGTATGCAACAGGGCAAGCTACAGAAACATGAGGGATGAGATACTAAATATGGTAGATAGGTTTATGTGA
- a CDS encoding glutamine-synthetase adenylyltransferase, which yields MYDFPSHWWAKAEEKVFNLPKAKEALEKLLSLHPNPQSLIDYLNERRFILLLELLDRSECIKKFLINHPEDFQNTIPGLWYVFKDKKAYLKELKELVHDGMSDEEFSKALAYYRHRELMRIMSKEILGTAKLEDILYEYSQLPDAMLELCYERAYKEMVEKYGEPVGENGKPATGCIIALGKLGSYELNYYSDIDIMFLHSTDKGQAGKLNLNEFFSKVFQKVFKLMTQVTPEGKPYEVDLDLRPFGKSGPISMSLRSAELYYESYGRTWERFALLRARYCAGDEELYRAFEREVKEPFVFRRSVDYRIIEEVRLMKAQIASEAKKKLLNKQNVKTGEGGIREVEFAVQALVILLGGKFPFLKESNTFRAIWKLNQKGIFSNEEALLLERAYEFLRRLEHAIQVYGCISTQSFSDSEIKRLAKVLNMKEEEFIKVYKEYTIGVSLIFSGIMPSQEEEELHPIQRALLNEDIEEAKEILKSLGFREPVRAYNILSSYITGREGIKLSTQEKQSFIKLLPRLVESLSQTPDPDETLSNFDKFFSNPTGRKIVLSPAKEDVNKTLCRIFSLSSYISTLISRYPDLVEDVLTLYQDFPTLEDLKEEFEKYRSTLGLGLEDLYRRFKRVWEIRITLVYLVKKNERYKKLFEFFQKLSDLSDFLLQRLWEDLKIKDMLLIALGKYGSSELNIGSDLDLVFACRSAGLENTKKAQEFIAFLTKHTSEGYLYKVDFRLRPMGRAGEIAPSIDFYRDYFQTQARTWERIAWTRCRYVAGEKSLMEEFEALLKDFLFNKPIGDKERKEIRDMRFALEGNAKKMKGYIDLKFSPGGLIDAEFLIQYYILLEKLREPSMIKACEALMQKYSTLKEVYENYLFLRLVETRLRLSKESAGSLVSPQDMKRLASSLGMQGEELEERIRESMKRLREVFLEVFD from the coding sequence ATGTATGATTTCCCTTCCCACTGGTGGGCCAAGGCAGAGGAAAAGGTCTTCAACTTACCAAAGGCAAAGGAAGCCTTAGAAAAGCTCCTTAGCCTTCACCCAAACCCACAGAGCCTTATAGACTACCTTAACGAAAGGAGGTTTATACTGCTCCTTGAGCTCCTTGACAGGTCCGAGTGTATAAAGAAGTTTCTTATAAACCACCCGGAGGACTTTCAAAATACCATACCTGGCCTTTGGTATGTTTTCAAGGACAAAAAGGCTTACTTAAAGGAACTAAAAGAGCTTGTGCATGATGGCATGTCCGATGAGGAGTTTTCAAAGGCCCTGGCCTACTACAGGCACAGGGAGCTTATGAGGATAATGTCAAAGGAGATACTTGGCACAGCCAAGCTTGAAGACATCCTTTATGAATACTCCCAGCTTCCCGATGCCATGCTGGAGCTGTGTTATGAGAGGGCCTATAAGGAAATGGTGGAAAAATATGGAGAGCCTGTAGGTGAGAACGGAAAACCAGCCACAGGATGCATAATAGCACTTGGAAAGCTTGGAAGCTATGAGCTAAACTACTACTCAGACATAGACATAATGTTTTTGCACTCCACCGATAAGGGCCAGGCTGGCAAGCTAAACCTAAACGAGTTTTTCTCAAAGGTCTTTCAAAAGGTTTTTAAGCTCATGACTCAGGTAACGCCAGAGGGAAAGCCCTATGAGGTGGATTTGGACCTAAGGCCCTTTGGAAAGTCCGGTCCCATAAGCATGTCCTTGAGAAGTGCAGAGCTCTATTATGAATCCTACGGGAGGACCTGGGAGAGGTTTGCCCTTTTGAGGGCAAGGTACTGCGCTGGGGATGAAGAGCTTTATAGAGCCTTTGAGAGGGAGGTTAAAGAGCCCTTTGTCTTTAGAAGGTCTGTAGACTACAGGATCATTGAAGAGGTAAGGCTTATGAAGGCTCAGATAGCCAGCGAGGCAAAGAAAAAGCTACTAAACAAGCAAAACGTAAAGACGGGTGAAGGAGGTATAAGAGAAGTAGAGTTTGCCGTTCAGGCCCTTGTTATACTTCTTGGCGGAAAGTTCCCCTTTTTAAAAGAGAGCAACACCTTTAGGGCCATATGGAAGCTAAACCAAAAGGGTATTTTTTCCAATGAGGAGGCTCTTTTGCTAGAAAGGGCCTATGAATTTCTAAGACGCTTGGAGCATGCCATTCAGGTCTATGGATGTATTTCAACACAGAGCTTTTCGGACTCGGAAATAAAAAGGCTTGCAAAGGTCTTAAACATGAAGGAGGAGGAGTTTATAAAGGTATACAAGGAATACACAATAGGTGTAAGCCTTATCTTCTCTGGCATAATGCCCTCACAAGAGGAGGAAGAGCTACACCCCATTCAAAGGGCCCTGCTCAATGAGGACATAGAAGAGGCAAAGGAGATTTTAAAAAGCCTTGGATTTAGAGAACCAGTAAGAGCCTATAACATACTTTCCAGCTACATAACAGGTAGGGAAGGCATCAAGCTATCCACACAAGAGAAACAAAGCTTTATAAAGCTACTTCCAAGGCTTGTAGAGAGCCTGTCCCAGACGCCAGACCCAGATGAAACACTTTCCAACTTTGACAAGTTCTTCTCAAACCCCACAGGTAGGAAGATAGTCCTAAGTCCAGCAAAGGAAGATGTAAACAAGACACTCTGTAGGATCTTTTCCCTTTCCTCTTACATCTCCACCCTCATAAGCAGGTATCCGGACCTGGTGGAGGATGTGCTAACTCTATATCAGGACTTTCCCACCTTAGAAGACCTTAAAGAAGAGTTTGAAAAGTACAGAAGCACCCTTGGCCTTGGCCTGGAGGACCTATACAGAAGGTTCAAAAGGGTTTGGGAGATAAGGATAACCCTTGTTTACCTTGTGAAGAAGAATGAAAGGTATAAAAAGCTCTTTGAATTTTTCCAAAAGCTCTCTGACCTTTCAGATTTTCTACTTCAAAGACTATGGGAAGACCTCAAGATAAAAGACATGCTTCTTATAGCCTTGGGCAAATACGGAAGCAGTGAACTAAACATAGGATCAGACCTTGACCTTGTCTTTGCATGCAGGTCAGCAGGCTTAGAAAACACAAAGAAGGCACAAGAGTTTATAGCCTTTTTGACAAAACACACATCAGAGGGCTACCTCTACAAGGTGGACTTTAGGCTCAGGCCCATGGGAAGGGCTGGTGAGATAGCACCTTCCATAGACTTTTACAGAGATTACTTCCAAACTCAGGCAAGGACTTGGGAAAGGATAGCTTGGACAAGGTGTAGGTATGTGGCGGGTGAAAAGAGTCTCATGGAGGAGTTTGAAGCCTTGCTAAAAGACTTTCTTTTTAACAAGCCCATCGGCGATAAGGAGAGGAAAGAGATAAGGGATATGAGGTTCGCTCTTGAGGGCAACGCTAAAAAGATGAAGGGATACATTGACCTTAAATTTTCACCGGGAGGGCTTATAGATGCGGAGTTTCTCATTCAATACTATATCCTACTGGAAAAGCTAAGAGAACCCTCCATGATCAAGGCCTGTGAAGCCCTTATGCAAAAATATAGCACACTAAAAGAGGTTTATGAAAACTACCTATTTTTGAGGCTTGTGGAGACAAGGCTTAGGCTCTCTAAGGAGTCTGCTGGCTCCTTGGTCTCTCCACAAGATATGAAAAGGCTTGCAAGCTCCTTGGGTATGCAAGGAGAGGAACTGGAAGAAAGGATAAGGGAGAGCATGAAAAGGTTAAGGGAGGTGTTCCTTGAGGTTTTTGATTAG